A genomic region of Hyalangium gracile contains the following coding sequences:
- a CDS encoding Ig-like domain-containing protein codes for MNSARGGHTATLMPSGKLLVVGGEGPDGILSSAEQLDPDTRAWTWHGSLIQARRHHAATLMTSGKVLVTGGEGPNGLVAFAEEYDPVRGFWMISDILLNPRKHHTMTLLHSGQVIITGGEGSSGPLASTELYDPVTDLWYSKGSLSQARASFTATLLPSGQVLVVGGADSSGVLGSAELYDPATGAWSSTGSLAQPRKGHVAMLLPSGKVLVAGGLDSSGPLASAELYDPATGAWSSTGSLAQARSDTTATLLTSGKVLVTGGSGLYDATATAEVYDPATGAWSTQLSLSQVRRQHTATLLPSGKVLLVGGLGSTVPLSSTELYNPITGSWSITPWIALGHSPTSTLLASGKVLVTSGGTSSGHMYVPSAHEYDPVSGTWAAASPHSQTRYGATATLLLSGKVLLTGGMGHNGSLTSVELYDPTLRSWTLTGPLNQARRAHTATLLPSGKVLVVGGLGSGALASAEVYDPATGTWAATGSLTQARYSHTAVLLPSGKVLVAGGYANNYLTSAELYDPATGTWTATGALAQARYQHTATLLPSGKVLVAGGFSTNYYTASAEVYDPSTGAWTATGSLTRARAMHTATLLPSGKVLVANGAEGGSEGTSDLYDPYSGSWTDTVSTTRSRSHHAASLLPSGKVLITGDDDFTYGALYDDTGASPSWRPGGISVSATTPLTPGSVFTVNGTLLRGISEASGGNSRSSPTDFPVLTLRDLERGRQLVLPSQGFSSTHVTTSVPQVLPGLYLLSVTVNGLTSSTGLTIAAGPDTTPPTVGLNAPDSGSTLVGTVSISATALDNVSIHRVEFYDGNTLLGQDSTPPFSLSWDTRTTTNGTHLLTVKAFDTVGLSATSNGVSVTVDNDFTPPAVALTSPEQGAILTGTVTATATATDNLAIARVEFHEGATLLCSDTSAPYSCTWNTRTVSNGEHTLTAKAFDTSGNTGVATVTVTTNNDFTPPTAALTSPEEGATLTGTVTFTATASDASGISQVAFFVGGYLVGTATSAPYAVSYNTQLRPNGAQTVMVRAYDTLGNVGSSAQLNVTFDNDILRPTVELTSPAYGETLTGTVTFTATASDASGISRVAFFVNNTQVGTATSAPYAISYNTRSLANGFWTLSARAYDPAGNEGVSSYVSVSFDNDLTPPTVTLTSPASGAVLAGNATLSATASDNIAVTHVEFYDGATLLETVTSWPYNYTWNTKTAANGAHVLTAKAYDAAGQSTTSAGVNVTVSNDDVAPTVAFTAPSAGTTLAGTVILSATATDNVAVTRVEFFDGDTRLGTDTSSPYSYSWSTVSSSNGAHTLTAKAFDAKGNVGTAQVTVMLDNDFTPPTVALTAPAEGDILSGTVVLSAVASDNKAVTRVAFYVGSTLVYNDTTAPYSYSYNTRLQANGPKVLTARAYDAVNQVTTSAAVNVTFDNDFTPPSVTLTSPGEGETLTGTITFTAAASDVSGVSRVAFFIGTTQVGSDTSTPYSFSYNSRLQANGAKVLTAKAYDAFNNVATSAAVNVTCDNDLTPPTTSITTPSNGATVSGVAQIDAIASDDRGTITKVEFYRGSVLLGTVTSAPYTWSWSTAQVTVGSHTLKTRAWDAAGNSAYSPNITVTVTR; via the coding sequence ATGAACTCGGCCAGGGGCGGCCACACGGCGACGCTGATGCCCTCGGGCAAGCTGCTCGTGGTGGGCGGAGAAGGCCCCGACGGCATCCTCTCCAGCGCGGAGCAATTGGACCCGGACACCCGCGCCTGGACCTGGCACGGCTCGCTCATACAGGCCCGCAGGCATCATGCCGCGACGCTGATGACCTCGGGCAAGGTGCTCGTGACGGGCGGAGAGGGGCCCAACGGCCTGGTGGCGTTCGCCGAGGAATATGACCCGGTCAGAGGCTTCTGGATGATCTCCGACATCCTCCTCAACCCGCGCAAACACCACACCATGACGCTGTTGCACTCGGGCCAGGTGATCATCACGGGTGGCGAGGGCTCCAGCGGCCCGCTGGCCAGCACCGAGCTGTATGACCCGGTCACCGACCTCTGGTACTCCAAGGGCTCGCTCTCGCAGGCCCGCGCATCCTTCACCGCGACGCTGCTGCCCTCCGGCCAGGTGCTCGTGGTGGGCGGCGCGGACTCGAGCGGCGTCCTCGGCAGCGCCGAGCTGTATGACCCGGCCACCGGCGCCTGGTCCTCCACCGGCTCGCTCGCCCAGCCCCGCAAGGGCCACGTCGCGATGCTGCTGCCCTCGGGCAAGGTGCTCGTGGCTGGAGGCCTGGACTCCAGCGGCCCGCTGGCCAGCGCCGAGCTGTATGACCCGGCCACCGGCGCCTGGTCCTCCACCGGCTCGCTCGCGCAGGCCCGCTCCGACACCACGGCGACGCTGCTGACTTCGGGCAAGGTGCTCGTGACGGGCGGCTCCGGCCTCTACGACGCCACGGCCACCGCCGAGGTGTATGACCCGGCCACCGGCGCCTGGTCCACCCAGCTCTCGCTCTCCCAGGTCCGCAGGCAGCACACGGCGACGCTGCTGCCCTCGGGCAAGGTGCTCCTGGTGGGCGGACTGGGCTCCACCGTGCCCCTGTCCAGCACCGAGCTGTACAACCCGATCACCGGCTCCTGGAGCATCACCCCCTGGATCGCCCTGGGCCACTCCCCCACGTCGACGCTGCTGGCCTCCGGCAAGGTGCTCGTCACCAGCGGGGGCACCTCCAGCGGCCACATGTACGTCCCCTCGGCGCACGAATACGATCCGGTCTCTGGCACCTGGGCCGCCGCCAGCCCGCACAGCCAGACCCGCTACGGCGCTACGGCGACGCTGCTGCTCTCGGGCAAGGTGCTCCTGACGGGCGGCATGGGCCACAACGGCTCCCTGACCAGCGTCGAGCTGTACGATCCCACCTTGCGCTCCTGGACGCTCACCGGCCCCCTGAACCAGGCACGTCGCGCTCACACGGCGACACTGCTGCCCTCGGGCAAGGTACTCGTGGTGGGTGGGCTCGGCAGCGGCGCCCTGGCCAGCGCCGAGGTCTACGACCCCGCCACCGGCACCTGGGCCGCCACCGGCTCGCTCACGCAGGCCCGCTACTCCCACACGGCAGTGCTGCTGCCCTCGGGCAAGGTGCTCGTCGCGGGCGGGTACGCCAACAACTACCTCACCAGCGCCGAGCTGTATGACCCGGCCACCGGCACCTGGACGGCCACCGGCGCACTGGCGCAGGCCCGCTACCAGCACACGGCGACGCTGCTGCCCTCGGGCAAGGTGCTCGTCGCGGGCGGCTTCAGCACGAACTACTACACGGCCAGCGCCGAGGTGTACGACCCCAGCACCGGCGCCTGGACGGCCACCGGCTCGCTCACCCGTGCCCGCGCCATGCACACGGCGACACTGCTTCCTTCGGGCAAGGTGCTCGTGGCCAACGGCGCGGAGGGCGGCTCCGAGGGAACGAGCGATCTGTATGACCCATACAGCGGCTCCTGGACGGACACGGTCTCCACGACGCGCTCCCGCTCCCACCACGCGGCGTCGCTGCTTCCCTCGGGCAAGGTGCTCATCACCGGAGACGACGACTTCACCTACGGCGCTCTGTATGACGACACGGGAGCCAGCCCCTCGTGGAGGCCTGGCGGCATCAGCGTCTCCGCGACCACACCGCTGACGCCGGGCAGTGTCTTCACCGTGAATGGCACGCTGCTGCGGGGTATCTCGGAAGCCAGCGGTGGCAACAGCCGCTCCTCTCCCACGGACTTCCCCGTGCTGACGCTGCGGGACCTGGAGCGCGGCAGGCAGCTCGTCCTGCCCTCGCAGGGCTTCTCGAGCACGCACGTCACCACCAGCGTGCCACAGGTGCTCCCCGGGCTGTACCTGCTGTCCGTCACCGTCAACGGGCTGACCTCCTCCACGGGACTCACCATCGCCGCGGGGCCGGACACCACGCCGCCCACCGTCGGGCTCAACGCACCAGACTCGGGCTCCACGCTGGTGGGGACCGTGAGCATCTCGGCGACGGCGCTCGACAACGTGTCCATCCACCGGGTCGAGTTCTACGACGGGAACACGCTGCTGGGGCAGGACAGCACCCCGCCCTTCAGCCTCTCGTGGGACACGAGGACCACGACCAATGGAACCCACCTGCTCACCGTGAAGGCGTTTGACACCGTGGGGCTGTCCGCCACCTCGAATGGCGTGAGCGTGACGGTGGACAACGACTTCACCCCGCCCGCCGTGGCCCTCACCTCTCCCGAGCAGGGAGCCATCCTGACGGGCACCGTCACCGCCACCGCGACGGCCACGGACAACCTGGCCATCGCCCGCGTCGAGTTCCACGAAGGCGCCACGCTGCTGTGCAGCGACACCTCCGCGCCGTACTCCTGCACCTGGAACACCCGGACGGTCTCCAACGGTGAGCACACGCTCACCGCGAAGGCCTTCGACACCTCGGGCAACACGGGCGTGGCCACCGTGACGGTGACGACGAACAACGACTTCACGCCCCCCACGGCGGCGCTCACCTCGCCGGAGGAGGGCGCGACGCTGACGGGCACCGTCACCTTCACGGCCACCGCCAGCGACGCCTCGGGCATCTCCCAGGTGGCCTTCTTCGTGGGCGGCTACCTGGTGGGCACCGCCACCTCGGCGCCCTACGCCGTCAGCTACAACACCCAGCTCCGGCCCAACGGGGCCCAGACCGTCATGGTCAGGGCGTATGACACCCTGGGCAACGTGGGCTCCTCCGCCCAGCTCAACGTCACCTTCGACAACGACATCCTCCGTCCCACGGTGGAGCTCACCTCGCCCGCCTACGGGGAGACGCTGACCGGCACCGTCACCTTTACGGCCACCGCCAGCGACGCCTCGGGCATCTCCCGGGTGGCCTTCTTCGTGAACAACACCCAGGTGGGCACCGCCACCTCGGCGCCCTATGCCATCAGCTACAACACCCGCAGCCTGGCCAATGGCTTCTGGACGCTCTCGGCCCGGGCCTATGACCCCGCGGGCAACGAGGGGGTCTCGTCCTACGTGTCCGTGAGCTTCGACAATGACCTCACGCCGCCCACGGTGACGCTCACCTCGCCGGCCTCGGGGGCAGTCCTGGCGGGGAACGCGACCCTCTCCGCGACGGCCTCCGACAACATCGCCGTGACCCATGTCGAGTTCTACGATGGAGCCACGCTGCTGGAGACCGTCACCTCCTGGCCCTACAACTACACCTGGAACACGAAGACCGCGGCCAACGGCGCCCACGTCCTCACCGCCAAGGCCTATGACGCCGCGGGGCAGTCCACCACCTCGGCGGGCGTCAACGTAACGGTGAGCAACGACGACGTGGCGCCCACCGTGGCCTTCACCGCCCCCTCGGCGGGGACCACCCTGGCGGGCACCGTCATCCTCTCCGCCACGGCCACGGACAATGTCGCCGTCACCCGCGTCGAGTTCTTCGACGGCGACACCCGCCTGGGCACCGATACCTCCTCGCCCTACTCCTACAGCTGGAGCACGGTCTCCAGCTCCAATGGGGCGCACACGCTCACGGCCAAGGCATTCGATGCCAAGGGCAACGTCGGCACCGCTCAGGTGACGGTGATGCTCGACAACGACTTCACTCCGCCCACGGTGGCGCTCACCGCGCCCGCGGAGGGAGACATCCTCAGCGGCACCGTCGTCCTCTCGGCCGTCGCCAGCGACAACAAGGCCGTCACGCGCGTGGCCTTCTACGTCGGCTCCACGCTGGTCTACAACGACACCACCGCTCCCTACTCCTACAGCTACAACACCCGCCTGCAGGCCAACGGCCCCAAGGTCCTCACCGCCAGGGCCTATGACGCCGTCAACCAGGTCACCACCTCGGCCGCCGTCAACGTCACCTTCGACAACGACTTCACCCCGCCCTCGGTGACGCTCACCTCGCCCGGCGAAGGGGAGACGCTCACCGGCACCATCACCTTCACCGCCGCCGCCAGCGACGTCTCGGGTGTCTCCCGGGTGGCCTTCTTCATCGGCACCACCCAGGTGGGCAGCGACACCTCCACCCCCTACTCCTTCAGCTACAACTCGCGCCTGCAGGCCAATGGCGCCAAGGTCCTCACCGCCAAGGCCTATGACGCGTTCAACAACGTGGCCACCTCGGCCGCCGTCAACGTCACCTGCGACAACGACCTGACGCCGCCCACCACGTCCATCACCACCCCCTCCAATGGCGCCACCGTCTCGGGCGTGGCGCAGATCGACGCCATCGCCAGCGATGACCGAGGCACCATCACCAAGGTGGAGTTCTACCGGGGCTCCGTGCTGCTGGGCACCGTCACCTCCGCGCCCTACACCTGGAGCTGGAGCACCGCCCAGGTCACCGTCGGCAGCCACACCCTGAAGACACGGGCGTGGGATGCCGCCGGCAACTCGGCCTACAGCCCCAACATCACCGTCACGGTGACGCGCTAG
- a CDS encoding trifunctional serine/threonine-protein kinase/ATP-binding protein/sensor histidine kinase, whose product MLDIPGFRVLGTLRATGSNVLFHAVREADGLPVIIKTPMTPSPGASESERYRREFGILERLRDVHGVVRPYSYERIRERPVLLLERVQGEPLSESVSRPLELPRFLSLATSLASTLAQIHSRNVIHKDIKPSNIIFEPSGEARLIDFGVATLQKVEHLDAAPTHLVEGTLAYMSPEQTGRMNRAVDYRTDFYSLGVTLYELLTGRRPFQGRDALEWFHAHMAQTPRPPHELNAEMPPALSAIVMKLLAKVAEERYQSAEGLKADLERCREAPVQDAREVFALGTQDMPRRFQLPQRLYGRDAQVSSLLQGFERVVRTGRPELFLVSGYSGIGKSSVVHELHKPVVKRRGFFLSGKFDQFQRDVPYATLAQAIGGLVQQLLAGRDEEVARWRERVNQAWEGQGQVLVDLVPQVEMLVGKQPPLAELPPHEAQHRFHQVVRRFLQVFATTEHPLVVFLDDLQWADLASLKFIQQMLSQPETPPVLWIGAYRDNEVSPSHPLMPVLEEARKAGARMSEIRLEPLSPEQVARLVADTLSGAPEEVVLPLAALLREKTGGNPFFLLQFMVTLNQDGLLVHVPGIGWRWDAEGVRARGYSDNVVDFMVDKLRQFPSGTQHLLRLAACVGNVFSLPLLGTLGELADVGEVAEGLEPALQEGMLVRSSPEQYRFLHDRIQQAAHTLLSEQERKEAHLRIGRLLLQRLSAEQLRELIFDVVSQLNAGADLIDGPAERHHLARLNAEAGAKAEAAVATRPAIHYFSAAFAHIPGDPWTTDRELAFKVRLARARCELVSGNAVEARQQVDELLTRVSTPTHVVTATWLKSDVLIALGDVDASVACMLECTAMLGARIPAHPTWEEARAAHEEAWAALGDRPIESLIDLPLMTDPDMKLLVGALASLTPKAFVTDRHLLIVLLSRLVSLTLRHGITESAVLGWGWFGVLTGAAFNRYQEGLALGLLARAFAERHNVAAHRSGALLSLHFISTFTQPLENSLEIARSGLHQGLQMGDFYGATWCCVSIVSTRLAMGHDLEDVQRELGTYSEFLEKAGILDPRDALRVFRAYAQQLRGRAHSFDSLSTDDFDEPAFEAGMTAPRMSSMRFWYWSLKMESRFMCGAYREALEAADKATELLWATNGNLRERELQLYRALSLAALFDKASPEEQQRWLGDIQRHQQQLAEWATHSPSTFRAPELMVSAELARLMGRSEEATRAYEEAIQEARESGATHFVGVASELAANFWRTRRAPIVAHTFAREARVAYRHWGAHGKLQQLDSQWPHLSAALSQEDASTSSSSTDTTRIDALTVVKAQQAISSEIVLDRLVTTLMQAAIENAGAQRGALLLPEGETLSVVATSNADRSTPPVSSGDDGDPELPWTILSYVRRTREHVLIADASQPHPFASDAYLARSRARSVLCLPLMRGDQFSGALYLENNLATNAFNPARLALLGHLASQAAISIENARLYADVQRAKAELRRANDELEQRVEERTRELKEAQARLVDTAREVGMAEVASNVLHNVGNVLTSAVVNLEVMQQTVEGSRVSRLKQATGLLLENRERLAEFVAKGARGGNLPEYLDALADELMDEHARLREDLDMMGRHVEHIRAIVQVQQTYARNSLMTEECDLARLIQDALRIQTGALQRHGVSVQHELSPVPKVRVDKHKVLQILINLISNAKYALDPLPLGQRHLRVRLVADGRVARIQVVDVGVGIAQEVREKLFTHGFTTRKDGHGFGLHSSVLAAQILGGNLTLESEGPGKGATATLELPLSPESIRD is encoded by the coding sequence ATGCTGGACATCCCGGGCTTCAGAGTTCTGGGCACGCTGCGCGCCACCGGCTCGAACGTGCTCTTCCACGCGGTGCGAGAGGCCGATGGCCTGCCCGTCATCATCAAGACGCCGATGACGCCCTCGCCTGGGGCCAGTGAGAGCGAGCGCTACCGTCGGGAGTTCGGAATCCTGGAGCGGCTCCGGGACGTGCATGGCGTGGTCCGGCCCTACTCCTACGAGCGCATCCGCGAGCGGCCCGTGCTGCTGCTGGAGCGGGTGCAGGGCGAGCCCCTGTCCGAGTCGGTGAGCCGGCCCCTGGAGCTCCCTCGGTTCCTGAGCCTGGCCACCTCCCTGGCCTCCACGCTCGCGCAGATCCACTCCCGCAACGTCATCCACAAGGACATCAAGCCCTCCAACATCATCTTCGAGCCCTCGGGAGAGGCGCGCCTCATCGACTTCGGCGTCGCCACGCTCCAGAAGGTGGAGCACCTGGACGCGGCCCCCACGCACCTGGTGGAAGGCACGCTGGCGTACATGTCGCCCGAGCAGACGGGGCGGATGAACCGGGCGGTGGACTACCGCACCGACTTCTACTCGCTGGGCGTCACGCTGTACGAGCTGCTCACGGGAAGGCGGCCCTTCCAGGGGCGGGACGCGCTCGAGTGGTTCCACGCGCACATGGCGCAGACGCCCAGGCCACCGCACGAGCTCAACGCCGAGATGCCGCCGGCGCTGTCCGCCATCGTGATGAAGCTGCTGGCCAAGGTGGCCGAGGAGCGCTACCAGAGCGCCGAGGGGCTGAAGGCGGACCTGGAGCGCTGCCGTGAGGCCCCCGTCCAGGACGCGCGGGAAGTCTTCGCGCTGGGCACGCAGGACATGCCCCGCCGCTTCCAGCTGCCGCAGCGGCTCTATGGGCGCGACGCCCAGGTCTCCAGCCTGCTCCAGGGCTTCGAGCGCGTCGTCCGCACCGGGAGGCCGGAGCTGTTCCTGGTGAGCGGCTACTCGGGCATCGGCAAGTCCTCGGTGGTGCACGAGCTGCACAAGCCGGTGGTGAAGCGGCGCGGCTTCTTCCTCAGCGGCAAGTTCGACCAGTTCCAGCGGGACGTTCCCTACGCCACCCTCGCGCAGGCCATCGGCGGCCTGGTGCAGCAGCTGCTCGCGGGCAGGGACGAGGAGGTGGCCCGCTGGCGCGAGCGGGTGAACCAGGCCTGGGAGGGCCAGGGACAGGTGCTCGTGGACCTGGTGCCCCAGGTGGAGATGCTGGTGGGCAAGCAGCCCCCGCTCGCGGAGCTGCCCCCCCACGAGGCCCAGCACCGCTTCCATCAGGTGGTCCGCCGGTTCCTGCAGGTGTTCGCCACCACCGAGCACCCGCTGGTGGTGTTCCTGGATGACCTGCAGTGGGCGGACCTGGCCAGCCTGAAGTTCATCCAGCAGATGCTCTCCCAGCCGGAGACGCCGCCGGTGCTGTGGATTGGCGCCTACCGCGACAACGAGGTGAGCCCCTCTCACCCGCTGATGCCGGTGCTGGAGGAGGCGCGCAAGGCCGGCGCGCGGATGAGTGAAATTCGGCTGGAGCCCCTCAGCCCGGAGCAGGTCGCCCGGCTCGTGGCCGACACGCTCTCGGGCGCGCCCGAGGAGGTGGTCCTCCCCCTGGCGGCGCTGCTGCGCGAGAAGACGGGCGGCAACCCCTTCTTCCTCCTCCAGTTCATGGTGACGCTGAACCAGGACGGCCTGCTGGTGCACGTCCCCGGAATCGGCTGGCGGTGGGATGCCGAGGGCGTCCGGGCCAGGGGCTACTCGGACAACGTCGTCGACTTCATGGTGGACAAGCTGCGCCAGTTTCCCTCCGGGACGCAGCACCTGCTGCGGCTGGCGGCGTGCGTGGGCAACGTCTTCTCGCTCCCGCTGCTGGGCACCCTGGGCGAGCTGGCGGACGTGGGGGAGGTGGCGGAGGGGCTCGAGCCCGCGCTCCAGGAGGGCATGCTGGTGCGCTCCAGCCCGGAGCAGTACCGCTTCCTCCATGACCGCATCCAGCAGGCGGCCCACACCCTCCTCTCGGAGCAGGAGCGCAAGGAGGCCCACCTGCGCATCGGCCGGCTGCTGCTCCAGCGCCTGTCTGCCGAGCAGCTGCGCGAGCTGATCTTCGACGTGGTGAGCCAGCTCAACGCGGGGGCCGATCTGATCGATGGCCCCGCGGAGCGCCACCACCTCGCCCGGCTGAACGCCGAGGCGGGCGCGAAGGCCGAGGCCGCGGTGGCCACCCGCCCGGCCATCCACTACTTCTCCGCCGCCTTCGCCCACATTCCGGGAGACCCGTGGACCACGGACCGGGAGCTCGCCTTCAAGGTGCGGCTGGCACGCGCGCGCTGCGAGCTGGTGAGTGGCAATGCCGTCGAGGCGCGCCAGCAGGTGGACGAGCTCCTCACCCGGGTGAGCACTCCGACCCACGTGGTGACAGCCACCTGGCTGAAGAGCGACGTCCTCATCGCGCTGGGTGACGTGGATGCGTCCGTCGCGTGCATGCTGGAGTGCACGGCGATGCTGGGCGCGCGCATCCCCGCGCACCCCACCTGGGAGGAGGCGCGGGCCGCTCACGAGGAGGCGTGGGCCGCTCTGGGAGACCGCCCCATCGAGAGCCTCATCGACCTGCCGCTCATGACCGACCCGGACATGAAGCTGCTGGTGGGGGCGCTCGCCTCGCTCACCCCGAAGGCCTTCGTCACGGACAGACACCTGCTCATCGTCCTGCTGAGCCGGTTGGTCTCCCTCACCCTGCGTCACGGCATCACGGAGTCGGCGGTGCTGGGCTGGGGCTGGTTCGGCGTGCTCACCGGCGCCGCGTTCAATCGGTACCAGGAGGGGCTGGCCCTGGGGCTGCTCGCCCGCGCCTTCGCGGAGCGCCACAACGTCGCCGCCCATCGCTCGGGCGCGCTGCTGAGCCTGCACTTCATCAGCACCTTCACCCAGCCCCTGGAGAACTCCCTGGAGATCGCTCGCAGCGGCCTCCATCAGGGGCTCCAGATGGGCGACTTCTATGGCGCCACCTGGTGCTGCGTGTCGATCGTCTCCACCCGCCTCGCCATGGGGCACGACCTCGAGGACGTCCAGCGGGAGCTGGGGACGTACAGCGAGTTCCTGGAGAAGGCCGGCATCCTGGATCCGCGGGACGCGCTGCGCGTCTTCCGGGCCTACGCGCAGCAGCTGCGCGGGCGCGCGCACTCGTTCGACTCGCTGAGCACGGACGACTTCGACGAGCCTGCCTTCGAGGCCGGGATGACCGCCCCCCGCATGAGCAGCATGCGGTTCTGGTACTGGTCGCTCAAGATGGAGTCGCGCTTCATGTGCGGCGCGTACCGCGAGGCGCTCGAGGCGGCGGACAAGGCCACCGAGCTGCTCTGGGCCACCAATGGCAACCTCCGCGAGCGGGAGCTCCAGCTCTACCGCGCCCTGTCCCTGGCCGCGCTCTTCGACAAGGCCTCGCCGGAGGAGCAGCAGCGGTGGCTGGGGGACATCCAGCGCCACCAGCAGCAGCTGGCGGAGTGGGCCACCCACTCTCCGTCGACGTTCCGTGCCCCCGAGCTCATGGTGTCCGCGGAGCTGGCCCGCCTGATGGGACGCTCCGAGGAGGCGACGCGCGCTTACGAGGAGGCCATCCAGGAGGCTCGGGAGAGCGGCGCCACCCACTTCGTCGGGGTGGCCAGCGAGCTGGCGGCGAACTTCTGGCGCACGCGGCGGGCTCCGATCGTCGCGCACACCTTCGCGCGCGAGGCCCGAGTGGCCTACCGACACTGGGGCGCCCACGGCAAGCTCCAGCAACTGGACTCCCAGTGGCCGCACCTGTCGGCCGCCTTGTCCCAGGAGGACGCCTCGACCAGCAGCAGCAGCACGGACACGACCCGGATCGACGCGCTCACGGTGGTGAAGGCCCAGCAGGCCATCTCCAGCGAGATCGTCCTGGACCGGCTCGTGACGACGCTGATGCAGGCGGCCATCGAGAACGCTGGCGCCCAGCGCGGCGCCCTGCTGCTGCCGGAGGGAGAGACGCTCTCGGTGGTGGCCACCTCCAACGCGGATCGGAGCACTCCCCCCGTTTCCTCCGGCGACGATGGAGACCCCGAGCTGCCGTGGACGATCCTCTCCTATGTCCGGCGCACCCGGGAGCACGTGCTCATCGCGGATGCCTCCCAGCCCCACCCGTTCGCCTCGGACGCGTACCTGGCGCGCAGCCGGGCACGGTCGGTGCTGTGCCTGCCGCTGATGCGCGGGGATCAGTTCTCCGGAGCGCTGTACCTGGAGAACAACCTGGCCACCAACGCCTTCAACCCCGCGCGCCTGGCGCTGCTGGGGCACCTGGCCTCACAGGCGGCCATCTCCATCGAGAATGCCCGGCTGTACGCGGACGTGCAGCGCGCCAAGGCGGAGCTGCGCCGGGCCAATGACGAGCTGGAGCAGCGGGTGGAGGAGCGCACGCGCGAGCTGAAGGAGGCGCAGGCCCGGCTGGTGGACACCGCGCGCGAGGTGGGCATGGCCGAGGTGGCCTCCAACGTGCTGCACAACGTGGGCAACGTGCTCACCAGCGCCGTCGTGAACCTCGAGGTGATGCAGCAGACCGTGGAGGGCTCGCGCGTGAGCCGGCTCAAGCAGGCCACCGGCCTGCTGCTGGAGAACCGCGAGCGCCTGGCCGAGTTCGTGGCCAAGGGGGCGCGGGGCGGCAACCTGCCGGAGTACCTGGACGCGCTGGCCGACGAGCTGATGGACGAGCACGCCCGCCTGCGGGAGGACCTGGACATGATGGGGCGGCACGTGGAGCACATCCGCGCCATCGTCCAGGTGCAGCAGACCTACGCCCGGAACTCGCTGATGACGGAGGAGTGCGACCTGGCCCGGCTCATCCAGGACGCCCTGCGCATCCAGACGGGGGCGCTCCAGCGCCACGGCGTGTCCGTCCAGCACGAGCTGTCCCCGGTGCCCAAGGTGAGGGTGGACAAGCACAAGGTGCTGCAGATCCTCATCAACCTGATCAGCAACGCGAAGTACGCGCTGGACCCGCTGCCCCTGGGGCAGCGGCACCTGCGCGTGCGGCTGGTGGCCGACGGCCGGGTGGCGCGCATCCAGGTGGTGGATGTCGGGGTGGGCATCGCGCAGGAGGTGCGCGAGAAGCTCTTCACGCACGGCTTCACCACTCGCAAGGACGGCCACGGCTTCGGCCTGCACTCGAGCGTGCTGGCGGCGCAGATCCTGGGCGGCAACCTGACGCTGGAGAGCGAGGGCCCGGGCAAGGGAGCCACGGCGACGCTCGAGCTGCCGCTGTCCCCGGAGTCCATCCGGGACTGA